Proteins from one Corynebacterium testudinoris genomic window:
- the rbsK2 gene encoding ribokinase RbsK2, with amino-acid sequence MSIVVVGSINADLTVRVARHPSPGETLMGNGGGVTAGGKGANQAVAAALQGASVAMVSAVGKDPYAAPATEHLRAAGVDMHSVAEVDGPTGLAVITVADDGENSIVVVPGANATVDAAYVDSCADVIAAAEIVLLQGEIPADGFAAAVRHATGRVVVNLAPVIEVDRDALLQADPLMANEHEAGLILEQLGAGISSQEPADLAQALLGAGFPSVVLTLGGAGAMVADADGSTPIATPKVSAVDTTGAGDAFAGAFVARLTAGDSLVQAAEHAARVGAFAVTGEGAQASYPEVTQTLPEVS; translated from the coding sequence GTGAGTATTGTTGTCGTCGGTTCGATTAACGCCGACCTCACCGTTCGGGTGGCACGCCACCCCTCCCCCGGCGAGACCCTCATGGGCAACGGTGGCGGTGTGACGGCTGGCGGTAAAGGTGCCAACCAGGCTGTCGCCGCGGCGCTGCAGGGGGCTTCGGTGGCGATGGTCTCGGCCGTCGGCAAGGATCCTTATGCGGCACCGGCCACGGAGCATTTGCGCGCCGCGGGCGTGGACATGCACTCTGTCGCCGAGGTCGATGGTCCGACCGGGTTGGCCGTGATTACTGTCGCGGATGACGGCGAGAACAGCATCGTCGTCGTGCCCGGAGCGAACGCCACCGTGGATGCGGCCTATGTGGATTCCTGCGCGGATGTCATCGCCGCGGCGGAGATCGTCCTGCTGCAGGGCGAGATCCCGGCCGATGGTTTCGCCGCTGCCGTCCGGCACGCGACGGGGCGCGTCGTGGTCAACCTCGCCCCCGTCATCGAGGTCGATCGTGATGCCCTGCTGCAGGCCGATCCCCTCATGGCCAACGAGCATGAGGCCGGGCTCATCCTGGAACAGCTCGGCGCGGGCATCTCTTCGCAGGAGCCGGCTGACTTGGCGCAGGCGCTGCTCGGCGCTGGCTTCCCCTCCGTCGTCCTCACCCTCGGTGGGGCGGGCGCCATGGTTGCTGATGCGGACGGCTCGACGCCGATCGCCACGCCGAAGGTCTCGGCGGTCGACACCACGGGTGCTGGCGATGCTTTCGCGGGGGCGTTCGTCGCCCGCCTGACTGCCGGTGATTCGCTGGTGCAGGCGGCTGAGCATGCCGCTCGCGTCGGTGCCTTCGCGGTCACCGGTGAGGGTGCGCAGGCCTCCTACCCGGAGGTCACGCAGACCTTGCCGGAGGTGAGCTAG
- the rbsD gene encoding D-ribose pyranase, producing MRRHGILNSELARLINRLGHTDTWAVADCGLPIPASVPVVDLAVVFGVPRFAEVVDAVLAEVVVESGTIADSTPAVVREMLIDVPLVETPHDELKALLSGCSFVIRTGETTPYANVIFRSGVPF from the coding sequence ATGCGGCGCCACGGCATCCTCAACTCCGAGCTCGCCCGACTGATCAATCGCCTCGGCCACACCGACACCTGGGCCGTCGCCGATTGCGGGCTGCCCATCCCCGCGAGCGTCCCCGTCGTCGACTTGGCGGTGGTCTTCGGCGTCCCCCGCTTCGCCGAGGTCGTCGACGCCGTCCTGGCAGAGGTCGTCGTCGAGTCCGGCACCATCGCCGACTCCACGCCGGCCGTGGTCCGGGAGATGCTTATCGACGTCCCCCTCGTCGAGACCCCCCACGATGAGCTCAAGGCACTTCTATCTGGGTGTTCTTTTGTCATCCGCACCGGCGAGACCACGCCCTACGCGAATGTGATTTTCCGCAGCGGCGTGCCCTTCTGA
- a CDS encoding alpha/beta fold hydrolase gives MRTTHRDTNGLTIREHTLTVEWDRARPGEQLEVFCREFSADDSLPPLLYLQGGPGYGSPRPLEISGWIGEALKHYRVFLLDQRGTGRSTRLDRHSDEELLDAEHLALLRADHIVDDAEDLREALRFEQWDILGQSFGGFCITTYLSRHPNSVRRALFTGGLPGIEAHADEVYRATYGKLAHRHDAFYQAIPFAEERIREICHHLDNSAEILPTGERLSSRRFRTIGIELGRGTGFDNLGYLLEAPFHTVRGVKRLRGDTLADLSARLSFEAAPLYAVVHESIYGGNAPGPTAWSAHRVREEVEGFEENLDPRSAGRFYLTGEHIYPWLFEEDPALHAFRRPADTLAMREWSSLYDGEKIGSSDVVAAAAIYQDDIFVPLELSLSTAQRFRDMRPWVMDTHQHDGLRADGAHIFNTLLDRAQV, from the coding sequence CTGAGGACAACCCACCGTGACACCAATGGACTCACTATCCGCGAGCACACCCTCACTGTGGAGTGGGATCGTGCCCGCCCCGGGGAGCAGCTGGAGGTGTTTTGCCGGGAGTTCAGCGCTGATGATTCGTTGCCGCCGCTGCTGTATTTGCAGGGTGGCCCGGGCTACGGTTCGCCGCGCCCGCTGGAGATCAGCGGTTGGATCGGCGAAGCACTCAAGCATTACCGGGTGTTCCTTCTCGATCAGCGGGGGACGGGGCGTTCCACCCGCCTGGACCGCCATAGCGATGAGGAGCTTCTCGACGCCGAGCATCTCGCCCTCCTGCGCGCCGATCACATCGTCGACGATGCGGAGGATCTCCGCGAGGCGCTTCGGTTTGAGCAGTGGGATATTCTCGGGCAGTCGTTCGGCGGTTTTTGCATCACCACCTATCTTTCGCGGCACCCCAATTCGGTGCGTCGCGCGTTGTTCACGGGCGGGCTGCCAGGCATCGAGGCTCATGCGGACGAGGTGTACCGGGCGACGTACGGGAAGCTTGCCCACCGCCACGACGCCTTTTACCAGGCCATTCCCTTCGCCGAGGAGCGGATTCGGGAGATCTGTCACCACCTCGATAACTCGGCGGAAATCCTCCCGACGGGTGAGCGCCTGAGCTCGCGGCGTTTCCGCACCATCGGAATCGAGCTGGGTCGCGGGACCGGCTTTGACAACCTCGGGTACCTCCTGGAGGCGCCCTTCCACACCGTTCGCGGTGTAAAGCGCCTGCGCGGCGATACCCTCGCGGACCTCAGCGCCCGCCTGTCCTTCGAGGCGGCGCCGCTCTACGCCGTCGTCCACGAGTCGATCTACGGTGGCAACGCGCCCGGCCCGACCGCCTGGTCGGCGCATCGAGTGCGCGAGGAGGTGGAGGGCTTCGAGGAGAACCTCGACCCGCGGTCCGCGGGCCGCTTCTACCTCACCGGGGAACACATCTACCCCTGGTTGTTCGAGGAAGATCCAGCGTTGCATGCTTTTCGACGCCCCGCGGACACCCTCGCCATGCGAGAGTGGTCGAGCCTCTACGACGGGGAGAAGATTGGCTCGAGCGACGTCGTGGCGGCCGCGGCGATCTACCAGGATGACATCTTCGTGCCGCTGGAGCTGTCACTGTCGACGGCGCAGCGCTTCCGGGACATGCGGCCGTGGGTGATGGATACCCACCAGCACGATGGGTTGCGCGCCGATGGGGCGCATATTTTCAACACCCTGCTGGATCGGGCCCAGGTGTAG